A window of the Bradyrhizobium diazoefficiens genome harbors these coding sequences:
- a CDS encoding ATP-dependent Clp protease adaptor ClpS, with protein MNSMRSESQPTQLVIHNDDDTPDQFVMDLLRQVFGKTEREATALITQIEQKEKAICGPYPQSVAEALFKSTQQSIGLAGHRLQVTLEAIKTPCELCGKPEGKTDVRIGNRAVWLCGECMRAADGPSNEQEENFDFACDVLDWHFAATARSKLVTTIRQFPGHMRVDVQAAVDRLFGKATRLFGLNEEQRYETLSISRLLQSGRYAVAIAPLQYSDVDVGEKSPVKCLDNGLWLCEQDHLRYAVLLCAHREYSREPGIRIEILVPSGSAGAALVQQCFSELEEAVHAARTYRGKILSLDADSDYRGRSRGITVHRLPQVAREEVILPEQTLRLLDRNVLTFVGTREQLRRLGQSTRKGILLYGPPGTGKTHTIRYLATHLPGHTTLIITAEQIGLLGAYMSLARLLQPSMVVIEDVDLIARDRDDMGPCEESMLNKLLNEMDGLKEDADILFVLTTNRPEDLEGALAGRPGRIDQAIEVPLPDETSRGKLVRLYGKGLPLDDAVITEAARRSAGTSCAFIKELMRRLAQASLARDGGNSVTSADIDEALDDMLFSGGRLNAQLLGGAQAMAAG; from the coding sequence ATGAACAGTATGCGGAGCGAGAGCCAGCCGACCCAGCTCGTTATTCACAATGATGACGATACGCCGGACCAATTCGTGATGGATCTGCTCCGTCAGGTTTTCGGCAAGACCGAGCGTGAAGCGACCGCACTGATCACTCAGATCGAGCAGAAGGAAAAGGCGATCTGCGGGCCTTACCCGCAATCCGTCGCCGAGGCCCTTTTCAAATCCACACAACAATCCATCGGCCTGGCCGGCCACCGGCTGCAGGTCACGCTTGAGGCGATCAAGACTCCTTGCGAACTCTGCGGCAAGCCTGAGGGGAAGACGGACGTTCGGATCGGCAACCGCGCGGTCTGGCTGTGTGGCGAATGCATGCGGGCTGCGGACGGGCCCTCGAACGAACAAGAAGAAAATTTCGACTTTGCCTGCGACGTCCTTGATTGGCACTTTGCCGCCACGGCGCGCAGCAAACTCGTGACCACGATCCGCCAGTTTCCTGGCCACATGCGGGTCGATGTCCAGGCAGCGGTCGACCGGCTGTTCGGCAAGGCCACCCGGTTGTTCGGGCTGAACGAGGAGCAGCGCTACGAAACGCTGTCGATTTCGCGACTCCTCCAGAGCGGCCGCTATGCGGTCGCGATCGCCCCGCTGCAATATTCAGACGTCGACGTGGGCGAGAAGAGTCCAGTCAAGTGTCTGGATAATGGACTATGGCTGTGCGAGCAGGATCATCTCCGCTATGCGGTTTTGCTCTGCGCCCACCGCGAATACAGTCGCGAGCCGGGCATTCGGATCGAGATCCTGGTGCCATCGGGCTCAGCAGGTGCGGCCCTGGTCCAGCAATGCTTCAGCGAGTTGGAAGAGGCCGTCCACGCCGCACGGACCTATCGCGGCAAGATCCTGTCGCTTGATGCCGACTCCGACTATCGCGGGCGGTCGCGCGGCATCACGGTGCATCGATTGCCGCAGGTCGCGCGCGAGGAAGTGATCCTGCCGGAGCAAACCTTGCGGCTGCTCGACCGCAATGTGCTGACCTTCGTCGGCACCCGCGAACAGTTGCGCCGGCTTGGCCAGTCGACGCGCAAGGGCATCCTGCTGTACGGCCCGCCCGGCACCGGCAAGACCCATACGATCCGCTATCTCGCGACACACCTACCCGGACATACGACGCTGATCATCACCGCCGAGCAGATCGGCCTTCTTGGTGCCTATATGAGCCTGGCACGGCTGCTGCAGCCGTCGATGGTGGTGATCGAGGATGTCGATCTCATCGCCCGCGATCGCGACGACATGGGGCCGTGTGAAGAATCCATGCTGAACAAGCTCCTCAACGAGATGGACGGACTGAAGGAGGATGCAGACATCCTGTTCGTCCTGACCACGAACCGGCCCGAGGACCTCGAAGGCGCGCTTGCTGGTCGCCCGGGTCGCATCGATCAGGCGATCGAAGTACCGCTCCCTGACGAGACCAGCCGCGGCAAGCTGGTCCGGCTCTACGGCAAGGGGTTGCCGCTCGACGACGCGGTCATCACTGAGGCGGCCCGTCGCAGCGCGGGCACGAGTTGCGCTTTCATCAAGGAATTGATGCGGCGGCTGGCGCAGGCGAGCCTGGCGCGCGATGGCGGCAACTCCGTGACGTCAGCCGATATCGACGAGGCGCTCGACGACATGCTGTTCTCAGGCGGCCGGCTCAACGCGCAATTGCTCGGCGGCGCACAGGCCATGGCGGCGGGGTAA
- a CDS encoding methyl-accepting chemotaxis protein encodes MAMFKKSVSSLLLVLMALLAAGALASTAIQMVGAFGRYSDSLETARLAAADKAIFHGVLSLRNNRGDAQSALLGDDDPRAKLAEAEKAEQGGYEGVSAAMASVAFARRDELASTLKQRWGEAAPQFQLFYDEAKRPRAERKIERTNSWYDAVTKVIETANLASTAVSNRAWMDDPFIARMIQVRRLAWQVRDRYGIHCSALRSNVNSSKPLDDVQKRTVAQWDGTIASGWSGMAELLAAPDVTAELVTAAKDAQAKTDGVLKQIGDLTKNFDGSGKPAMAASEWNTLCQSPFPLIVAVATKALDQSIARAETVQAKALTNLVIQSLAFLLALAVTLAGVYVVRNRLMRPVRAILDAIARISARDYATPVPQSRYPDEFGTMAAALESLRESAATAERLGRERESQQALQLARSGTVDDACRSFDDAVQAVIHSVAASTKELDATATEVRTLVSESSNQTAAVSSAAEQATNNLESIAAATEELSASVGEISAQVQSSARDAREAVSQVEQTNATVEILDQTAGRISEVVKMIHAIAGQTNLLALNATIEAARAGEAGRGFAVVAGEVKSLAAQTATATEEISRQVEEIQGATGQAVAAIRSIGGAISGIDEKMTAIAAAVEQQRAATTEISRNFQHAAQGTREVTDTIGSVAKLNQETGNAGTVLSQSVTKMSADADRLRVAVEGFLGAVKSA; translated from the coding sequence ATGGCAATGTTTAAGAAATCGGTAAGTTCGCTTCTCCTGGTGTTGATGGCCTTGCTGGCGGCCGGTGCGCTCGCCAGCACGGCGATCCAGATGGTCGGGGCCTTCGGCCGCTACAGCGACAGTCTCGAGACCGCGCGGCTCGCCGCCGCCGACAAGGCGATCTTCCACGGCGTATTGTCGCTGCGCAACAATCGCGGCGACGCCCAGAGCGCGCTGCTCGGCGACGACGACCCACGCGCAAAGCTTGCCGAGGCCGAGAAGGCGGAGCAGGGTGGCTATGAAGGCGTCAGCGCCGCAATGGCCAGCGTCGCCTTCGCGCGGCGCGACGAGCTTGCGAGCACACTGAAGCAGCGCTGGGGCGAGGCCGCGCCGCAGTTCCAGTTGTTCTACGACGAAGCCAAACGTCCGCGCGCCGAGCGCAAGATCGAGCGGACCAATTCCTGGTACGACGCCGTCACCAAAGTCATCGAGACCGCGAACCTCGCCTCTACCGCGGTGTCGAACCGCGCCTGGATGGACGATCCCTTCATCGCCCGCATGATCCAGGTCCGCCGTCTCGCCTGGCAGGTGCGCGACCGCTATGGAATCCATTGTTCGGCGCTGCGCTCGAACGTCAACAGCAGCAAGCCGCTCGACGACGTTCAGAAGCGCACGGTGGCGCAATGGGACGGCACAATTGCCTCCGGCTGGTCCGGCATGGCCGAATTGCTGGCTGCGCCGGACGTGACGGCGGAATTGGTCACCGCGGCGAAGGACGCGCAGGCCAAGACCGACGGCGTCCTCAAGCAGATCGGCGATCTCACCAAGAATTTTGACGGCAGCGGCAAACCGGCGATGGCCGCCTCGGAATGGAACACGCTGTGCCAGTCGCCGTTCCCGCTGATCGTTGCTGTTGCAACCAAGGCGCTCGACCAATCGATCGCGCGCGCCGAGACGGTGCAGGCGAAGGCGCTGACCAATCTCGTGATCCAGTCGCTTGCCTTCCTGCTGGCACTCGCCGTGACGCTCGCCGGCGTGTACGTCGTGCGCAATCGCCTGATGCGCCCGGTGCGCGCCATTCTCGACGCCATCGCACGGATCAGCGCCCGTGACTATGCGACGCCGGTTCCGCAATCCCGATATCCCGACGAGTTCGGCACCATGGCCGCCGCGCTCGAAAGCCTGCGCGAGAGCGCGGCGACCGCGGAACGTCTGGGCCGGGAGCGCGAATCACAGCAGGCGCTGCAGCTCGCCCGCTCCGGTACCGTCGACGACGCGTGCCGAAGTTTCGACGACGCCGTGCAGGCGGTGATCCACAGCGTCGCCGCGTCGACCAAGGAGCTCGATGCCACCGCGACCGAAGTGCGCACGCTGGTGTCGGAATCGAGCAACCAGACGGCTGCGGTCTCCTCCGCCGCCGAGCAGGCCACCAACAATCTCGAAAGCATTGCGGCTGCGACCGAGGAGCTTTCGGCTTCTGTCGGCGAAATCTCCGCGCAGGTGCAGTCCAGCGCACGCGATGCGCGCGAAGCGGTTTCACAGGTGGAGCAGACCAATGCCACCGTCGAGATCCTCGACCAGACCGCGGGCCGCATCAGCGAAGTCGTGAAGATGATCCACGCCATCGCCGGCCAGACCAATCTGCTCGCCTTGAACGCCACCATCGAGGCCGCCCGGGCCGGCGAAGCCGGCCGCGGCTTTGCCGTGGTTGCCGGCGAGGTCAAGAGCCTCGCGGCACAAACCGCGACCGCGACCGAGGAAATCTCGCGCCAGGTCGAGGAGATCCAGGGCGCGACCGGGCAGGCGGTCGCCGCCATCCGTTCGATCGGCGGGGCCATCAGCGGCATTGACGAGAAGATGACCGCGATTGCGGCTGCCGTCGAACAGCAGCGCGCGGCCACCACCGAAATCTCGCGCAACTTCCAGCATGCCGCCCAGGGCACCCGTGAGGTCACCGATACCATCGGCAGCGTCGCCAAGCTCAACCAGGAGACCGGCAACGCCGGCACGGTGCTGTCCCAGTCCGTGACCAAAATGTCGGCCGACGCCGACCGTCTCCGCGTCGCGGTCGAGGGCTTCCTTGGCGCGGTGAAATCCGCCTAG
- a CDS encoding MarR family winged helix-turn-helix transcriptional regulator — MRNKADAARHHRLIYLLNVAQRRLQRWMAAQPSSEVTPAQAGLLFILGKQDGVLMGEAGAALDMGPAGISGLVDRSAAARLVERRADREDGRAWRVWLTPKGRAVLVQAKTDAAAVNAALTEGFTSAEIDVVARWLTSIQDKFPRDLTRDPEK, encoded by the coding sequence ATGCGAAATAAAGCGGACGCAGCGAGGCATCATCGGCTGATCTATCTGCTGAACGTCGCGCAACGGCGCTTGCAGCGCTGGATGGCGGCGCAGCCCTCAAGCGAGGTGACGCCGGCGCAGGCGGGGCTGCTGTTCATCCTCGGCAAGCAGGATGGCGTCCTGATGGGCGAGGCGGGCGCGGCGCTCGATATGGGGCCGGCCGGCATTTCCGGCCTGGTCGATCGCAGCGCTGCGGCGAGGCTGGTCGAGCGGCGGGCCGATCGCGAGGACGGCCGCGCCTGGCGCGTATGGCTAACGCCGAAGGGCCGCGCCGTGCTGGTGCAGGCGAAGACCGACGCGGCCGCGGTCAACGCGGCGCTGACGGAAGGATTTACCAGCGCGGAGATCGACGTCGTCGCGCGCTGGCTGACGAGCATTCAGGACAAGTTTCCAAGAGATCTGACAAGAGACCCAGAGAAATAG
- a CDS encoding tannase/feruloyl esterase family alpha/beta hydrolase, which produces MTPMRATLCAGLVGTAAALGATGAFAATLAEDADTVCKGLVGGTDAVKIDAATFQAASQLAIAERGPTPLGRITPANPAFCKVLGHIEPVDPKAPPVKFQVNLPVEWNGRSVQYGGGGFNGVLITGLGLPPAYPFDKPSPLARGFVTYGTDSGHESKPGEPPQLFALNDEAFENFAHRAYKKVRDAAVVLMQRAYGRKPDKMYFMGSSEGGREGLTIAQRYPDDFDGIFARVPVINWVGLQHAGTRSGLVTMGEGWINPAQVKLVGDAVRAACDKADGSDDALIQNPVACKAAFKVETLRCADGKSGDQCLTDAQIKAVDTLHATYKFPFTLANGLDDYPGWGVSGEDTPAVGPTGGWMAWWLGAAPPAQPPAPNNGIAWIYGAGGMQYVFARDPKLDVTTYKVEDHKARLLEVSSLMDSTDPDLGRFRARGGRLIMLEHMADYAQSPYAGIRYFESVERKLGKAETAEFARLYTAPGVDHVGSGAPANVDMLSALVDWVEKGTAPGDLEVSEQKVEAPSFAVTRAMPLCRWPAWPHYKSGPVTAAASFACAP; this is translated from the coding sequence ATGACGCCAATGAGGGCAACGCTGTGTGCTGGGCTTGTGGGGACGGCGGCGGCGCTGGGCGCGACCGGCGCGTTCGCGGCGACACTGGCCGAGGATGCGGATACCGTCTGCAAGGGTCTCGTCGGCGGCACCGATGCCGTCAAGATCGACGCCGCGACGTTTCAGGCCGCGTCTCAGCTCGCTATTGCCGAACGCGGACCGACGCCGTTGGGACGCATCACGCCGGCCAATCCCGCCTTCTGCAAGGTGCTCGGCCATATCGAGCCCGTCGATCCCAAGGCGCCGCCGGTGAAATTCCAGGTCAATCTGCCCGTCGAATGGAACGGGCGCTCGGTGCAATATGGCGGCGGTGGTTTTAACGGCGTGCTGATCACCGGCCTCGGTTTGCCGCCGGCCTATCCCTTCGACAAGCCGTCGCCGCTCGCGCGCGGCTTCGTCACCTACGGCACCGATTCCGGTCATGAGTCCAAGCCCGGCGAGCCGCCGCAGCTGTTCGCGCTGAATGACGAGGCGTTCGAGAATTTTGCCCATCGCGCCTACAAGAAGGTTCGCGATGCTGCGGTCGTGCTGATGCAGCGCGCCTACGGCAGGAAGCCGGACAAAATGTACTTCATGGGCTCGTCCGAAGGCGGCCGCGAAGGTCTCACCATAGCGCAGCGCTATCCCGACGATTTCGACGGAATCTTTGCGCGCGTACCCGTCATCAATTGGGTCGGCTTGCAGCATGCCGGTACCCGTTCCGGCCTCGTCACCATGGGCGAGGGCTGGATCAATCCGGCACAGGTCAAGCTCGTCGGCGATGCGGTGCGAGCGGCCTGCGACAAGGCGGACGGCTCCGACGACGCACTGATACAAAACCCTGTCGCTTGCAAGGCGGCGTTCAAGGTCGAGACATTGCGTTGCGCCGACGGCAAGAGCGGCGACCAGTGCCTCACCGACGCGCAAATCAAGGCCGTCGATACGCTGCATGCCACCTACAAATTCCCGTTCACGCTCGCCAACGGTCTCGACGACTATCCGGGCTGGGGCGTGTCGGGTGAGGATACGCCGGCGGTCGGGCCGACCGGCGGCTGGATGGCGTGGTGGCTCGGCGCCGCGCCGCCGGCGCAGCCGCCCGCGCCCAACAACGGCATCGCCTGGATCTATGGTGCCGGCGGCATGCAATATGTATTCGCGCGCGATCCCAAGCTCGACGTCACCACCTACAAGGTGGAGGACCACAAGGCGCGGCTGCTCGAGGTCTCGAGCCTGATGGATTCGACCGATCCCGATCTCGGCCGCTTCCGCGCCCGCGGCGGCCGGCTGATCATGCTCGAGCATATGGCGGACTATGCGCAGAGCCCCTATGCCGGCATCCGCTACTTCGAGAGCGTCGAGCGCAAGCTCGGCAAGGCCGAGACCGCGGAGTTCGCGCGGCTCTACACCGCGCCCGGCGTCGACCATGTCGGCTCCGGCGCGCCCGCCAATGTCGACATGCTGAGCGCGCTGGTCGACTGGGTGGAGAAGGGCACGGCGCCGGGCGACTTGGAAGTCAGCGAGCAGAAGGTCGAAGCGCCATCATTTGCCGTGACGCGCGCGATGCCGCTGTGTCGCTGGCCGGCTTGGCCGCACTACAAGTCCGGCCCTGTGACGGCGGCAGCGAGCTTCGCTTGCGCGCCGTAG
- a CDS encoding enoyl-CoA hydratase encodes MTEHVRIENQDGILTITLARPDKKNALTDAMYGKLADTIESAEFDPSARVLLIRGEGDMFTAGNDVGEFAAVASGKSEGSRNVGRFIQSLARCTRPLIAAVQGRAVGIGTTMLLHCDLVVLADNAQLSTPFVGLALVPEAASSLLMPARIGYARAYEMFALGETVPAKAALEWGLVNRVVPLDKLDAEALALAQRLARQPAGALTATKKLMRNGEALVAQMLAEGEQFGQRLRTAEAREAFTAFAERRPPDFTKVS; translated from the coding sequence ATGACCGAGCATGTCCGGATCGAGAACCAGGATGGAATTCTCACGATCACGCTGGCGCGCCCTGACAAGAAGAACGCGCTGACGGATGCGATGTACGGCAAGCTCGCCGACACCATCGAATCCGCCGAGTTCGATCCGTCCGCGCGCGTACTGTTGATCCGCGGCGAGGGTGACATGTTCACCGCCGGCAATGATGTCGGCGAGTTTGCGGCCGTGGCGTCAGGCAAGTCCGAAGGCAGCCGTAACGTCGGCCGTTTCATCCAGTCGCTGGCGCGTTGCACCCGCCCGCTGATCGCGGCCGTGCAAGGCCGCGCCGTTGGCATTGGCACCACGATGCTCCTGCATTGCGACCTCGTCGTGCTCGCCGACAACGCGCAATTGTCGACGCCTTTCGTCGGTCTCGCGCTCGTGCCGGAGGCCGCGTCGAGCCTGCTGATGCCGGCGCGCATCGGTTATGCCCGCGCCTATGAGATGTTTGCGCTCGGTGAGACCGTGCCGGCCAAGGCCGCGCTGGAATGGGGCCTGGTCAACCGCGTGGTGCCGCTCGACAAGCTCGACGCCGAGGCGCTTGCGCTCGCCCAGCGTCTGGCCCGACAGCCGGCCGGTGCGCTCACCGCGACCAAGAAGCTGATGCGCAACGGCGAGGCGCTGGTGGCGCAGATGCTGGCGGAGGGCGAGCAATTCGGGCAGCGCCTGCGCACGGCGGAGGCGCGTGAGGCGTTTACCGCCTTTGCAGAGCGCCGCCCGCCGGATTTCACGAAGGTTTCGTGA